One Triticum dicoccoides isolate Atlit2015 ecotype Zavitan chromosome 3B, WEW_v2.0, whole genome shotgun sequence genomic window, TCTCGGATGGAGTAACAACAGTGGCCAAGGAAGGCCGCAGGGATTCGTGAtggtcgccgccgccgctgttgcTCTTTACGTGGCTGCACTCTTTGTTTCTGGTCAGCAGCCTCGCCGGCGACGTCTGGCTGCTTCTGCTGCAGCTAGGCCAACTTCTGGTATGCAGCTTGTTTCATTACTTCatggctcaagttcttttcatgtgCGATTTGATTTGCATCCATGGATTTGTCTGCAGCAGCCAGACCTCGTGCTCTCCCTCTGCCTGCGCCGGACGGCGGGCTCCTCAGAATACTGTCAGGGAATAATGTAAGTCGTGATCCTAAGCTAGAGCTCCTGTTTCATTTCTTGATCGTGGCAATCCAACCACCTCTAATTTCTTGTCCATGGGTTCGAAGCACGAATATCTGGAGAAGGTGGTCCACAGCGCGTCCATCGGTGCCCGGGACGACGACGAGCCGGTTCCGGTCGCAAGAGTTCAGAGCATGCTGGACAAGGAGCAGGAGGACGATGTCGAGCGGTTCAAGGAGTTGTGGCTGTCGCTCGTGGAGCGGGAGCAGAGGCTAGAGCTCCAGCTGATGCACCTCGACGGCCTTAGAGAGCAGCTCGAGCACCGCCTCAGCGTCGCCGCCCTGGAGACGTGGATCCTGAAGCTCGATGCCTTGCTACTCCATGAGGAGAACGAGAGGCTCAAGGCCCAGGCGGCGGAGCTGGAGGCCGTCCGGGCCCAGCTGGGTCGCGCCAAGGAGAAGCTTCGTGCACTCAAGGAGCGGGTGCAGATCGAGCGGGAGGAGTCTCAGAGGGAGGCGGCCACGCCCCGGGACAAGGTAATGCAGCTGGAAAAGTCCGGCGAGAACAGGGAAAGGGTGTTGGCTGCGGAGGCGGCGACGCTACGGAAGGCCAAGGCTGGGCTGGAGGAGGAGAACATGGAGCTTGCTCGGAGGCTGCAGCATGTGGAGCAGGTCTCCTCCTCTGTTACTATTAGTCTGGTTGATGGGGTAACTGCATTCCTAATTCTCGATTTCAATTCAACATTTTCTGCCATTTCGTCTAAATTTGTGAAAATTACTACTCCCCCGACCCGTTCCATAATATGTATACTTGATACTTGTCGCGAACGACAAGTATTATGGAACAGAGGGACTGCATATCAATTTCTCCAGATTTATGTGTCGATTGTTGACTGGTTTCCAGCTTTGGTCAAGTGAACAAAGTTATCTTCTGGGAGAGAGAAACTAAAAAAAAAGATTTTTTATGTATTTCCTTGTAACCAAAAAGTCCTTATTTCTGAGCCGATGATGCTTTGAAATAGAAAATCCAACAAAATTGTTCACATTTcaaactaattttttttctttggATGTCTGGATTATCTAACCATATATAGGAATGCTGGTAAGATAGCTTACTTTTATGTGCTGGGTTGCTGACCTTTTTTGGGGCGAAACACAATATGACCATTGAACATAACATGGTCATTTAATTAGCTTATGTTATGGTCACATGTTGGCCATTGATGACCTAAGTGAACTTAGTTTCTTGGTCTTTGTTTGATACATTTCTAAACTACGTTAACTCCAAACGAGTCCCTGTCCCACTGAGAAAGCACACCCATATATATGCTTTGTACTAAATCATCAACAACTAACATGGATCGTTGGGAGTAGTACATTTTCTAGAAGACATTTGACATTTTGTTTGGGAGAACATTCCCTCCCCACAAGTGCAAAGTCTGAATTTCCAATTTCCCATTTTGCCTAGAAGATACTTTACCACTGGCTCTTCTCCGCAAGGATTTTAATATGGCCAATCTTCGTCCATAATATGTGGCTAAACAAGCTAATTAACCGTCCTTCTTTCTTCTGGATTTATAAGGACGACATGGTGGATGAAGCAAACTACCTTAGGGAGGCTAACGAGAGGCTGACCAGGCAGATCGAGCAGCTACGCAGGGACCACTGCGCGCACGTCGAGGAGCTCGTCTACCTCAAGTGGGTCAACGCCTGCCTCCGCCACGACGTTCGTGGCAGAGATCACCACCCCTCGTCCGCCGAACAAGATGAGGACGGTGATGGCAGAGCCATGACGTCGTCGGCCATGGATCTGAGCAAGAGCATGAGCTACCGCTCCAGCGAGAAGGCCAAAGAGCTCATGCTGCGGTATGGGAGCCTCGGCCTGGACGGCCACGACCCCGCGCTCTTCTCGCCTCTCAGCGAGTCGATAGACCGCGACGGCGAAAATCACCAGCTGCGTGTTGGAGATCACGACGAGCCATGGCGGAGCCCGGTCACTCCGTCAGCAGTCGTGGCCATACCCCAGAATCGGGTCGGGAATGCGAAGCTCAAATTTGTGAGAAATATCAAGAAGCTGCTAGCTAGCACAAGAAGAAGCCACGGCCACAACCGCAGGAGCGAGAAGAAGGCGATGCGGTGCCTGGCCTCCAGCAGCCACGACGCGCTCTCTGGAGACAGCTCGTACGAATCGTCGTGCCAGAGCAGCATGACGACCGTGGACTTGGACGCCCGTGCGCGCTGCGGGAAGGCGGCCGCAGAGGTGCCCGTCGCGTCGAGGCTGGAGGCGGATACTCAGCTGGCTAGGTCGAAGGGCTACATGGGTGCGTCGCTCGGGCCGGAGGCGAGAAGCTATCACGCTCTCCGGCCGGACGGCCCAGCTGGTGTTGGGTCAGACCAGTTTAAttagaagatgagaagatactcGGACCAGTTGAGAAGCTCTTGTCCTGATCATTTTATAGCTAGGTGCATGGAACGTGATGCTAGACGCAGAGTCTAGAGTGACTTTCGCACCATACGAACTCATTAACGACAAACCGGTCGCCAGCCGATCATTCATACATAGCTCACTCGTAGATAAAAATGTGTTAGGTTCCCCGCATGAGTACAAAGAAAGCATACGCATAACCACATTAAAAAACATAGGCATAAGACTACCCACCCTGGGAGTACATAAATGATAACATCACACATATataggcaaaatagatgatgtggcatataaataatgaggaaagagaggcatgtggcaACATAACTAGTTACTCACATATACCAATACAAGATGAGCCTACAACATAATAAATGAAGTGTACATATATTACTTTCCACtgtataggtagtaacatagattagtaacatatgcatgtttccTACTGTGGCTAGTCAAGCACATTAACAAGCACATACCCATTTCCCCCTGCTTTAATGATAGTTGGCAGAGCTCCTGCCATTCCAgttaaaatataaataaataaataagcgtGCATGCCGATATAGACATAGTCATAGGCACAACACCAGCACACAAGAGATACGCACAACCAAAGAGTCATAGGCACAGTAGTAGAGGACGACAGACATGTTACAACTCTTGGACCACTGTGTTTAACAAATAAGCTCCTTATTTCTAATGTCTTGATTCATACAAATATATTCATAAAACATCAGATGTACATGTTTATAACCTGTAATCCACCTTTTCAGATTTGCTGATATATTACATCTTGTATATGTTCTCAGGTGACACGCAACAATGAAGCAAGACAAACCAGAGTGCTCAAAAGTCGATATGCAGCTGGTCGGTTAAAGACTTGGGTCTTCTTGACAAGCGGGATAAGCTCATTCAGGTAAAATCCGTAGCAAGATGTGTGTCGACACCGTTGCTATGCCGCCGGTTGGCTGACTCAGCACGTTGGAAACTTTACCATATCTCATCTCCACGAGCTGTAGGTTAGCTAGTCTCTCGAAGCATCCGGCAGTGAGTTTTGAAGCAATGCTTATACAATTAGAAGCTTCTAATTTATTTTCTACATATGTGTTGGCCTGCCAGTGCAGAAAATATTGACATAAATGAGCCATTTGTAAGTTATATTTTTTGCACCGAAGCATCACATGATAAGCTATGATGCTTTACTAATGTGTGTATGAAGCCGTTAAATGGCACATCCATACCACGACATCAGACGGTAACCTATGAAGCTTTATTAAGTTCTGTATGAAGCAACTCACATGGAATGTGTTTCCAGCAACGAGAAGAAGTGTTCTATTTACGCCGAAAAATGTTACCATTACAATACATAACTATGTGTCCTTTCGTTTGGAAAATGTATGCATTAATTAGTTCCATGGCATGTGAGAAATCTTGCGCAAGTCTGCATAGATTGTTTTCATCTCATGAAAAAATGCTTCCGTTGCCTTATGGAATAGAAACAGTCAGGGTCTATTTTGGAGATTTATCTCCTAGAATCGAATCATCATTTACGGGATTTTATACCAAGAATTTAGGTGATCTCTTTCCTAAAAGACCAGATGTATTCTGTTCTCACAAGTCATGCTTCCATCACATGGGTGCATGTAGCGTGATTTAAGGAAGCATACAACAAGGAAGCAACGTCCTAGGGATGAAGAAGGGAATACAGGTGGAGCCAAACATGGAAGGCGTGGGTTGCGGGAGCGGTTAAGAAGCACTAAATTAGCGGCTACAACTAATCTCGTGTAGGCTTAAATTTGTACTCCCCATTCGGAAATactagtcatcaaaatggataaaaggggatgtatctagatgtattttagtctagatacatctttttttatccattttggtgaCGAGTAGAACTGACGTACGTCCTGCTTTTAATCTGATGGCTAAGGACTATTCTGATAGATGTATCTATCAGTAGTCTGATGCCTAATGCAGATATATGTGTAGCATTTATAATGACGTTGCTCGTCTTCAGTTCTCTAGCTCTCCCTCGTGTATGCAGCAGTACTCTTCCCCCATGTGCCGCGAGTTGGTGACCATGTTTATCTCTGCACCTAGGCGGGAACAGTAAATTCAAATAAAGTAGCAAACAACTATTTTAAAAATTGATTTTTCTGTCATCAAAAGATGCTCCAATGTGCGAGGTGCGTGCAAAcatttctttctttgtttttttgccgCATGGCTCCCCTGAACGCCACCTTTTACGTACCCACGTAATCTTTTCCCAATACAACACTTGATATATTTTTCCTGGTAATTGTCCAACATCGGGCCGGAATAGAGAATCCATTTTTTCTTTCTCTTAGGACTAGCAGATCCTATCGGATCCGCTGCCTCCAACTGGCAGAATTTGAAGCCATTGTCCTCACCAAATCAAAGGCATCACCAAGGTACCCAAAAAAAGTCATCATCAGGAGGATGTTCATCcattccatcatcaccaactccatCTCCATCAGCGGCTACATCTCTGCCGCCGTTTATGGGAAAATTGTGTTGACCGGTTATCGTGATCACTTCTTGTTGTTGATTAATGTCTAGTAGTTTATGCCTTATGTTCTATTGGTGAAATATTTATATGTTTTGTATATTGTCATCCATATTCATTAGCCACTCTTGACGAGTAACTAGACCTgtaggccaacttgccgatcacatATCTATGCCACTCACATTATGATGACTTATGTGTAGTTCCATAGCGTTCTTGGGACCATTGAAAAAAGGAGTAAAAGAAAAATATATTTTTAGTCTTTGGATCTTATATATTAGGCAACATGCGTAGAGTTATATTTATAACCCGCGATCTTTGACGTTTGGGTGCGTTAATCTTATAAAAGTCTCAAAACATATCGAATATAATACCCACAACTTCATTTATTCTGCTAGGAATGCCGGCTAATTAATCAGATATTAATGTGCCTCGTGTTTTGCGATATGTATTTTGTGTGTCAATTAACAATCTCAATCTCAATCTTGTGTAGCTCGTTTCTGTTGCTTCTATACCACTTTTATCCATCCGCTGCAAGACTATTCGCAAGAGATATAATATTTATTTAAATATAGTTATAATATGATACATTTTTAGAAATTTACAGTATTTATGAATAAACCTAACAAACATTTATTGTTTTCATAAACATAATGTCTCATTGTACTTGCCATAAACCTAATGAATAAAGCTAAATATTGCATACTTGGGACAATTGTGTAAATTATTCGGAACATCATGATATATTTTCAAGTTATACAAAAAATGCCCATGGGCCAACTATATTTTCCACGGGCCAACAAATGAATTTGTAAACAATGCCCATTTTCCTCTCCACAAACGAGCATCTTGCATGGAATATTTAATCACAACACAAATACAAGCATCTTTTTTCTCTCTATTCTTACAAACACCACACATCCCTCTAGTCGCTCTTTCCCGTTGATTTAACTTGTCATCAATCACTTTCTTTGTCCATACATAATTAATCCTCTTAATTTAATGCCTTCCCGACACAACATCTAGATAACAAAAAATGACTCTACAATTTTTCTATATTAACTATCATGATACTAACATATAAATAAAAGTATTTGAACAAGAAATGAAGGTCCCATAATAATGCTATACTCTATAAATCATACATCCCATCTACACGTGTGAAGCGGCAACAGACACACACATGAATAGCGGTGCCCCTGCCAGCAGCGGAGACATCTCTCCGGATCCGTCATCTCCAACTTCCCTCCATAATAATTCCAATTAGGGAATGGGAGATAGTCATGTAACTATAATTTGCAAGAATAAAGCTCTCGCCTGAtaaaccataaacccacaattctctctccctttctctctctctctctctctctctctctctctctctctctctctctctctctcNNNNNNNNNNNNNNNNNNNNNNNNNNNNNNNNNNNNNNNNNNNNNNNNNNNNNNNNNNNNNNNNNNNNNNNNNNNNNNNNNNNNNNNNNNNNNNNNNNNNNNNNNNNNNNNNNNNNNNNNNNNNNNNNNNNNNNNNNNNNNNNNNNNNNNNNNNNNNNNNNNNNNNNNNNNNNNNNNNNNNNNNNNNNNNNNNNNNNNNNNNNNNNNNNNNNNNNNNNNNNNNNNNNNNNNNNNNNNNNNNNNNNNNNNNNNNNNNNNNNNNNNNNNNNNNNNNNNNNNNNNNNNNNNNNNNNNNNNNNNNNNNNNNNNNNNNNNNNNNNNNNNNNNNNNNNNNNNNNNNNNNNNNNNNNNNNNNNNNNNNNNNNNNNNNNNNNNNNNNNNNNNNNNNNNNNNNNNNNNNNNNNNNNNNNNNNNNNNNNNNNNNNNNNNNNNNNNNNNNNNNNNNNNNNNNNNNNNNNNNNNNNNNNNNNNNNNNNNNNNNNNNNNNNNNNN contains:
- the LOC119282732 gene encoding uncharacterized protein LOC119282732; this encodes MGPLQGLWAWRTGEQCMPNIWRSLDAMDDQEGGLIFSAQLDPMRAGFDPTLISFPVPALISRLLGWSNNSGQGRPQGFVMVAAAAVALYVAALFVSGQQPRRRRLAASAAARPTSAARPRALPLPAPDGGLLRILSGNNHEYLEKVVHSASIGARDDDEPVPVARVQSMLDKEQEDDVERFKELWLSLVEREQRLELQLMHLDGLREQLEHRLSVAALETWILKLDALLLHEENERLKAQAAELEAVRAQLGRAKEKLRALKERVQIEREESQREAATPRDKVMQLEKSGENRERVLAAEAATLRKAKAGLEEENMELARRLQHVEQVSSSVTISLVDGDDMVDEANYLREANERLTRQIEQLRRDHCAHVEELVYLKWVNACLRHDVRGRDHHPSSAEQDEDGDGRAMTSSAMDLSKSMSYRSSEKAKELMLRYGSLGLDGHDPALFSPLSESIDRDGENHQLRVGDHDEPWRSPVTPSAVVAIPQNRVGNAKLKFVRNIKKLLASTRRSHGHNRRSEKKAMRCLASSSHDALSGDSSYESSCQSSMTTVDLDARARCGKAAAEVPVASRLEADTQLARSKGYMGASLGPEARSYHALRPDGPAGVGSDQFN